The genomic segment GTTTAACACGCGCAATCAAACGACCTGCCACAGACGACGTCTCTGGCAGGCCAGTAAGGTGAACCGGTCAGGAACCGGTTTTTTTCTGATATTTGGTGATCAAGGCGTTGGCCTTGTCGTACAGCGCCTGACCATTAGCACCTTCTTCGGTCATATCGCCAATCCAGGCATCCGTTACTGGCTGCATCATCTGCTTCCAATGGTCTGCCTCAGCGGCTGGCAAGGTGTAGAAATGATTGCCACCCTTGGCGGTAATGTCATAGCCGTGCTGTTCCGACTGATCAAACAAATAACCAATATGACGCGCCAGTTCAATACCGGAGTTGTTGTCGATGACCTTTTTCAGATCAGCTGGCAGTTGTTCGTAGGCCTGTTTGTTCATGCTGAACAGGAAGAACTGGGTATACAGGCCACGATCCCCTTTAACCAGGGTGTGATTGTTGGTCAGCTGGTTGATCTTCATCGGTGCAACCACTTCAAACGGCAGTGCAGCCACATCCAGAATTCCCTTGGCCAGGGCACTGGACATCTGGGTCACCGGCATGAATACAGGGGCAGAACCCATAATACCAAAGGCTTCAGCCATGGCTTTGTTGGGGGCACGCAGCTTCAGGTCTTTCAGGTCTGCAGCAACCTTGATCATGTCACCCCGAGAATGCAGAGAACCCGGCGCGTGGGTGTGCAGGGCCAGTACATGCACATCACTCAGCTCTTCCTGCATCTCTTCTTCGGCGTATTGTTGTAACGCCATACTGGTGGCTTCGGCACTGGCAGCCATGAATGGCAGCTCAAAAGCACCGGCTTTCGGGAAGCGGCCAGGGGTATAACCACCCACCGTCCAGGAAATATCAACAACTCCCTTACGGGCCTGGTCAAACAACTGTGGTGGCTTGCCGCCCAGCTGCATGGCCGGGAAGACGTCGATCTTGATACGCCCACCCGATTCCTTCATTACCTTGTCAGCCCATGGCTGCAGGAAGTCTTTGTGGGCCATCGCCATCGGCGGCAGAAAGTGGTGCAATTTGAACGTATATTCGGGTTCAGCGGCCTGAGCACTCAGAGCAGTCGTCAAGCTGCCCAAAGTCACGCCCAGCGTGATCAGCAGGTTTTTAATCTTCATTATTATTCACACCTTGTTATTTTTATCGATTATTGAAGGGCATCAATCGGATCGTGACGTATCCGAATTGACTCTTGCGATGCCGCTCGTGAACGAGTGTGTCCCGGCTAATTGTTTATGTCAACAACAGTTTAAAGCACATCAATAGACATTGATCGAACTGTCGCGAGCTGTCCTCCTGGCCTCTCCCGTGCAAAGAATGGAGTTATTGGTTGCAAACTGTTGTACTCATAAACTATATTTGAAAACAACAAATATCCGGATGACTGATTTCAGCGGATAACCAACAAGAACAAAGCCGACGAGGCCCGCTCATGAGCAACTACCAACACCTGACATTCAGTGTAGACAATAGTATTGGCCACCTGACCCTGAATCGTCCCAACAAGAAAAACGCCATCAACGACGCCCTGTGCCTGGAGATCGAACAGGTCTTTATCAACATGCCCAAGGACGTCAGCGTTATCCTCTTTTCTGGTAATGGCCCTGAATTCTGCTCCGGCCTGGATCTGTCCGAACACACCGCCCGCGAGCCATTCGAAGTGGTGGTGCATTCCCGTATGTGGCACCGGGTATTCAGCCACATCAGCAACAGTGGTATCCCGATTGTTGCCGCCCTGCACGGTGCCGTGATTGGTGGTGGCCTGGAACTGGCCATCTGCGCTCATGTCCGGGTATCCGATGAAACCACCTTCTATCGTCTGCCAGAAGGTCGCCACGGTATTTTTGTCGGTGGTGGTGCCTCCGTGCGCGTCGCGCAAACCATTGGTCATGGCCGCATGACAGAAATGATGCTGACAGGCCGCACGCTGAATGCCGCAGACGGCGAACGTCTGGGCCTGGCGCACTACGTTGTGCCCAAGGGTACGGCGATGGAAAAAGCCCAGGAGCTGGCAGAAACCATTGCCACCAACTCACGCCTGTCCAACTGGGCCATGGCCTCCGGTCTTGCCCGTATCAACAACATGGCCAGCGACGACGGCCTGTTCACCGAATCCCTGCTGACCGGTATTACCCAGACCAGTGGTGAGGTCAAGGAACGTATCGACGCCTTCCTCAACCGTAAAAAATCATCCTGACAGGTTGGTATGGCACTCATCCAGGTGGATTCAAAGCCGCCCATGAGTGCCCTGCCCAAACCCATCACAGGATCCGCAACAACCGCTGGACCCGAAGCAATCGCTGGAGAAGGAGCGTTATATGAATCTTGCCAATAAACATTGTCTGGTAACCGGTGCCGGTTCTGGCCTGGGTGAAGCGGTTGCCCGCCGCCTGTTGAGCCAGGGTGCCCGCATAACACTGGTCGACATTAATACCGAAGCAGGCACCCGACTGGTGGCCCAACTGGAACAGGACTACCCGAACAGCAGCCTGTTCTGCACCTGTGACATTACCGATGAAGCATCGGTCAGCAGCGCCATCAACCAGGGAACCGACACCTTTGGCAGCCTCTACGGGCTGGTCAACTGCGCCGGAATTCCGGGAGCTGAACGGGTGATTGGCCGTGAAGGCCCGCACCGTCTTTCCTCCTTTGAACGCGCCTTGAAGGTCAACCTGCTCGGCACCTTCAACATGATTCGCCTGTGTGCCGACCAGATGCAGCACAACGAACCGGAATCGACCGGTGAGCGTGGCGTTATCATCAATACCGCCTCCGTCGCAGCTTTTGATGGCCAGATTGGCCAGGCCGGTTATTCCGCCTCCAAGGCGGGTGTGGTCGCCATGACCCTGCCGATTGCCCGAGAGCTGGCCCGTTTTGGCATTCGAGTGATGACCATTGCTCCAGGCCTGTTCAAGACCCCGATGATGGCCGTACTGCCAGAAGAAGTGCAGCAATCGCTCGGCGCTGCCGTGCCATTCCCGCCACGACTGGGTGAGCCGGACGAGTTTGCCCAACTGGTGCAGCAGATTTTTGAAAACTGCATGCTCAACGGCGAAACCATCCGCCTGGATGGCGCTATTCGCATGGCCGCAAAATAGGAAGCATGCGATGAGTGACTACATAGCTCCGCTAAAAGACATGCTGTTCGTACTCGATCTGGTACGCCAGCAAACCGCGATGGATCAGGTTGAAGCCCTGGCCGAATTCACCCCGGACTTTGTTGCTGCGGTACTGGAAGAAGCAGCCAAGTTTGCCAGCGGTGCCCTGTCACCCCTGAACCAGATTGGCGACCAGCAAGGTTGTTCCTTTGACCAGGGCACAGTCACCACTGCGGCCGGCTGGAAAGAAGCCTACCAGCAGTTTTGTGACAATGGCTGGATGGGTCTGGCCATGCCCGAAGCCATTGGTGGCCAAGCGCTGCCCAAGAGTATCGCCCAGCCGGTCAATGAAATGTGGTTGTCGGCCAACCTGGCGTTTGTGATGTTCCACGCCCTGAACCAGGGTGGCAGCGAGATCCTGCTGCATTTTGGCACCGATGAGCAAAAGCAACGCTATCTTGAACCCTTGGCCAGTGGCCAGTGGACCATTGCCATGGCACTGACCGAACCCGGTGCCGGTTCCGACCTCGCCGCGACCACCACCAGGGCCACGCCCGTGGGTGACGGCAGCTATCGCATCAAGGGCCAGAAGATCTTTATCACCTACGGTGAGCACGACATGGCCGAAAACATCGTCCATCTGGTGCTGGCGCGCACGCCAGATGCTCCGGCCGGCAGCCGTGGCATCTCACTGTTTGCCGTCCCAAAATATCGCATTGCCACCGACGGCTCACTGGGGGCCAGCAACGATGTGGTCTGCAGTGGCATTGAACACAAAATGGGCCTGCACGGCAGCCCGACCTGTTCGATGAGCTATGGCGACAACGACGACTGCATTGGCGAGCTGATCGGTGCCGAGAACAAGGGTCTGATGGCGATGTTCGTACTGATGAACGAAGCTCGCCTGAGCACCGGTATGCAAGGGGTAGGCTTTGGTGAACAAAGTTATCAGCACTCCTTGCGCTACGCCCAGGAACGTACCCAGGGCAGCCACTTCCAGAGCGGCGCACGGGTCACTATCAGCCAGCATCCCGATGTGCAGCGCATGTTGCTCTCCATGCACAGTCAAACCATGGGACTGCGGGCATTGGGCTATCTGATTGCGGCCTGGATCGACCTTTCGGAACACAGCGAGGACGACCACCAGCGGCAGCAACTGCGAGAACGGATTGCCTTGCTCACACCGGTCTTCAAGGCCTTCAGTACGGAACAAGGCAACCAGATGAGCTACACCTGCATTCAGGTGTTTGGCGGCATGGGGTTTGTCGAAGAAACCGGGGTTTCCCAGTTTATGCGCGACGCCCGCATCATCACCATTTACGAAGGCACCACCGGTATTCAGGCACGGGATCTGGTGTTCCGCAAGGTTCTCGGAGACCAGGGCGTAGCACTGCAACACCTGCTGCGAGACATCAACCAGGATGCCGATCGCCTGGCAGCCCCTCTGAGTCAACTGCAAGCCAGCCTGATTCGCGCAGGTGCAGCGATTCATGGCCAGTTACGCACGCTGTTGGAGATGGCCGCCAAAGAAAGCGACCAAACCCGACTGCACGCTGGATCGGTGCCGCTACTGGAAGCGCTGGGCTTGCTCTGTGTTGGCTGGCAGTTGGCCTTGTTGGCCAATCAGGCCCATACACGGGGTGACAGCGATGCGGCTTATCACAGCAATATGATTGCCCTCGCACGTTTCTACTTTGCCCATGAAATGCCGCGTATTCACGCACTGATGAGCACCGTAGCCAATGCCGATGACGGCTTGAAAGACTTTGACTTTACTGCTGCCGGGTAACCCCCGACAGCGGTCGTAACAACCGAATAAAAACTCACAAACGATGCGAACAACCATAAAAAGTGCATCAGGGAGCCTCAACATGCTTGCCGATTTCCATCCTGTCCATGTAGTGAATCATCCTGTCGACGTTGAACAGCGCGAGGATGGCAGCCGCGTTATCCGCTCGATCGGCGAACTGTGTGACTACCCGGAGCGCATCACCGACCGACTCGATCACTGGGCCGAGCACACGCCGGATCAGCTGTTTGTCTGCCAGCGCCCGCTGTCCGGCGCAGATCATAACCATTGGCAAACCCTCAGCTATGCCGAAACCCGTACGCAAGTACGTGCCATCGCCCAATGGCTGCTGGATTTACGCATCGATGGGGAACCCCTGAGCCAGGAACGACCGATTATCATCCTGTCTGGCAACAGCAGCGAACACCTGTTGCTGGCGCTGGCGGCCATGTACGTTGGTATTCCATACGCGCCCATTTCCACCGCCTACTCCACGATTTCTACCGACTTCGGCAAGCTGCGCCACATTGTCGACGTACTGACGCCCGGACTGGTGTTTGTCGACAATCTCGGGCCTTATCGTGATGCCATCGACGCCGTCCTGCCTGGTTTGCCGGTGGTGTCGGTGATTTCCGAACACAGCACCGATAACCTGCAAGGTCAACTGACCGCGTTTGAAACGCTGCAAAGCACCGCTGCGACCAGCGCCGTTGATCAGGCCAACCAGACGGTCACCGCCAGCAGCATCGCCAAATTCCTCTTTACCTCCGGCTCCACCGGCATGCCCAAGGGCGTAATCAACACCCAGAAAATGCTCTGCTCCAACCAGGCCATGCTGGCCAGCGTCCTGGCCTTTGTACAGCAGCAACCACCGGTCGTGGTCGACTGGCTACCGTGGAACCATACCTTTGGGGGCAACCATAACGTTGGCCTGGTGCTGTTTAACGGCGGTTCGCTCTATATCGATCAGGGCAAACCCGTTCCCAAGGCCATGCCCATCACACTGGACAACCTGCGCGACATTTCCCCGACCGTCTATTTCAACGTCCCCAAGGGGTTTGAATTACTGGCGCAAGCACTGAAGGAAAACCCCGACGTTGCCGCCAATTTTTACCGCAACCTGAACGTGATGTACTTTGCCGGTGCCGGTCTGGCCCAGCATGTATGGGACTCTCTGGATGCGCTGGCGATACAGTACACCGGCAAAAAAGTACCGATGCTGACCGGCCTGGGTTCTACCGAAACCGGCCCGGCAGCCTTGTTTGCATCCATTGAAGAATGTGCATCCGGCGTGGTCGGCGTACCGGCTCCAGGCACCGAAATCAAACTGGTGCCCAACGGTGGCAAACTGGAAGCCCGTATCCGTGGCCTCAGCATTACACCGGGATACTGGCGTGATGCCGACAAAACCGCCAAGGCCTATGACGAAGAAGGCTTCTATTGCCTCGGTGATGCCTTGAAGTTTATTGATGAAAAGCAGCCCAATCGCGGCTTTTACTTCGACGGCCGGGTATCGGAAGACTTCAAACTGGATACCGGCACCTGGGTCAGCGTTGGCACCCTGCGGCCATTTGTGATCCACCATTGCGCGCCCTACGTGCAGGATCTGGTGGTGGCGGGTCGCGACCGTGGCTATATTTCGGTTCTGGTGTTCCCCGACCTGGCTCAACTGCACAAGCTGACCGAACTGCCAGCCGATGCCAGTGCCAGCGAACTGGTATCGCATCCACGCACACGCGAGGTATTTGAACGCCTGCTCGGTGAAATGGCAGCCTCCTCAACCGGTAGCTCTACCCGTGTTCAGCGACTGGTGATTGAAGCCCGGCCACCGCAACTGGACGCCCACGAGATTACCGACAAAGGCTCTATCAACCAGAATGCGGTGTTGACCAATCGGGCCGACACCGTCGAAAAGTTGTATGCCGCCGAACCGGAAGCCGGGATTATTTGCCTGTAATCAATGGCTGTAATCAATGGCTTTTGCCAAGGCATTTTAGCAGGCGTTACATGGCGGGCACGATCCGTCATGTAACGCAGGCATCAGCTTAAAACCCTTCCAGCACAATTTTCCCAACCGCCTGATGGCTCTCAAGATAAGCATGAGCACGTTTGAGATTGGCGGCATTGATCGTACCGTAATGCTCACCCAGCGTGGTTTTAAGCACACCGTCGTCAACCAGACGGGCTACCTCGGTAAGTAACTCATGCTGCTTGTACATATCCCAGGTAGCAAACATCGAACGGGTAAACATCAGCTCCCAGTGCAGCGAAATGGACTTGCGCTTGAGCTTCATAATATCGATTGGCCCTTGTGGATCATCGATCAGCGCCAGCTTGCCTTGTGGTGCCAGTACCTCGACCAGCTGATCAAAATGCTGATCGGTATGCGTCAGGCTAATCACATGAGTAACGCTGTCGATACCCACCGCCTGCAACTGCGGTAACAGCGGCTGGTGATGGTTAATCACATGGTCAGCCCCCAGTTCCTTCACCCAATGCTCGCTCTGTGGCCGCGAAGCCGTACCAATCACCGTCGCGCGAGTCAGCCGCGCGGCCAACTGGGTCAGAATCGATCCCACCCCACCCGCAGCCCCCATAATCAGGATAACCGGCGCTGGCGCAGCGGCATCCGCGTCACTGGCAACCGTCTCCGCAGATGGCAGCAACGGCGTAAAACCCAGCCGGGCGAACAGCAGTTCCCAGGCGGTAATCGCCGTGAGAGGCATCGCCGCCGCTTCGACATTCCACAAGGTGGTTGGCCGGATGGCGACAATCCGTTCATCCACCAGCTGAAATTCGGCATTGGAACCCGAACGGGTAATATCCCCGGCGTACCACACCGCATCACCCACCTTGAACAACGTTACCTGGTCTCCAATTGCG from the Candidatus Thalassolituus haligoni genome contains:
- a CDS encoding TRAP transporter substrate-binding protein, encoding MKIKNLLITLGVTLGSLTTALSAQAAEPEYTFKLHHFLPPMAMAHKDFLQPWADKVMKESGGRIKIDVFPAMQLGGKPPQLFDQARKGVVDISWTVGGYTPGRFPKAGAFELPFMAASAEATSMALQQYAEEEMQEELSDVHVLALHTHAPGSLHSRGDMIKVAADLKDLKLRAPNKAMAEAFGIMGSAPVFMPVTQMSSALAKGILDVAALPFEVVAPMKINQLTNNHTLVKGDRGLYTQFFLFSMNKQAYEQLPADLKKVIDNNSGIELARHIGYLFDQSEQHGYDITAKGGNHFYTLPAAEADHWKQMMQPVTDAWIGDMTEEGANGQALYDKANALITKYQKKTGS
- a CDS encoding crotonase/enoyl-CoA hydratase family protein; protein product: MSNYQHLTFSVDNSIGHLTLNRPNKKNAINDALCLEIEQVFINMPKDVSVILFSGNGPEFCSGLDLSEHTAREPFEVVVHSRMWHRVFSHISNSGIPIVAALHGAVIGGGLELAICAHVRVSDETTFYRLPEGRHGIFVGGGASVRVAQTIGHGRMTEMMLTGRTLNAADGERLGLAHYVVPKGTAMEKAQELAETIATNSRLSNWAMASGLARINNMASDDGLFTESLLTGITQTSGEVKERIDAFLNRKKSS
- a CDS encoding 3-hydroxyacyl-CoA dehydrogenase; protein product: MNLANKHCLVTGAGSGLGEAVARRLLSQGARITLVDINTEAGTRLVAQLEQDYPNSSLFCTCDITDEASVSSAINQGTDTFGSLYGLVNCAGIPGAERVIGREGPHRLSSFERALKVNLLGTFNMIRLCADQMQHNEPESTGERGVIINTASVAAFDGQIGQAGYSASKAGVVAMTLPIARELARFGIRVMTIAPGLFKTPMMAVLPEEVQQSLGAAVPFPPRLGEPDEFAQLVQQIFENCMLNGETIRLDGAIRMAAK
- a CDS encoding acyl-CoA dehydrogenase, with protein sequence MSDYIAPLKDMLFVLDLVRQQTAMDQVEALAEFTPDFVAAVLEEAAKFASGALSPLNQIGDQQGCSFDQGTVTTAAGWKEAYQQFCDNGWMGLAMPEAIGGQALPKSIAQPVNEMWLSANLAFVMFHALNQGGSEILLHFGTDEQKQRYLEPLASGQWTIAMALTEPGAGSDLAATTTRATPVGDGSYRIKGQKIFITYGEHDMAENIVHLVLARTPDAPAGSRGISLFAVPKYRIATDGSLGASNDVVCSGIEHKMGLHGSPTCSMSYGDNDDCIGELIGAENKGLMAMFVLMNEARLSTGMQGVGFGEQSYQHSLRYAQERTQGSHFQSGARVTISQHPDVQRMLLSMHSQTMGLRALGYLIAAWIDLSEHSEDDHQRQQLRERIALLTPVFKAFSTEQGNQMSYTCIQVFGGMGFVEETGVSQFMRDARIITIYEGTTGIQARDLVFRKVLGDQGVALQHLLRDINQDADRLAAPLSQLQASLIRAGAAIHGQLRTLLEMAAKESDQTRLHAGSVPLLEALGLLCVGWQLALLANQAHTRGDSDAAYHSNMIALARFYFAHEMPRIHALMSTVANADDGLKDFDFTAAG
- a CDS encoding feruloyl-CoA synthase, which gives rise to MLADFHPVHVVNHPVDVEQREDGSRVIRSIGELCDYPERITDRLDHWAEHTPDQLFVCQRPLSGADHNHWQTLSYAETRTQVRAIAQWLLDLRIDGEPLSQERPIIILSGNSSEHLLLALAAMYVGIPYAPISTAYSTISTDFGKLRHIVDVLTPGLVFVDNLGPYRDAIDAVLPGLPVVSVISEHSTDNLQGQLTAFETLQSTAATSAVDQANQTVTASSIAKFLFTSGSTGMPKGVINTQKMLCSNQAMLASVLAFVQQQPPVVVDWLPWNHTFGGNHNVGLVLFNGGSLYIDQGKPVPKAMPITLDNLRDISPTVYFNVPKGFELLAQALKENPDVAANFYRNLNVMYFAGAGLAQHVWDSLDALAIQYTGKKVPMLTGLGSTETGPAALFASIEECASGVVGVPAPGTEIKLVPNGGKLEARIRGLSITPGYWRDADKTAKAYDEEGFYCLGDALKFIDEKQPNRGFYFDGRVSEDFKLDTGTWVSVGTLRPFVIHHCAPYVQDLVVAGRDRGYISVLVFPDLAQLHKLTELPADASASELVSHPRTREVFERLLGEMAASSTGSSTRVQRLVIEARPPQLDAHEITDKGSINQNAVLTNRADTVEKLYAAEPEAGIICL
- a CDS encoding zinc-binding alcohol dehydrogenase family protein yields the protein MKAVGYLQPRAIQEPDALVDIELPMPTATGRDVLVKVQAVSVNPVDTKVRSSAAAEAGQYKVLGWDAVGEVVAIGDQVTLFKVGDAVWYAGDITRSGSNAEFQLVDERIVAIRPTTLWNVEAAAMPLTAITAWELLFARLGFTPLLPSAETVASDADAAAPAPVILIMGAAGGVGSILTQLAARLTRATVIGTASRPQSEHWVKELGADHVINHHQPLLPQLQAVGIDSVTHVISLTHTDQHFDQLVEVLAPQGKLALIDDPQGPIDIMKLKRKSISLHWELMFTRSMFATWDMYKQHELLTEVARLVDDGVLKTTLGEHYGTINAANLKRAHAYLESHQAVGKIVLEGF